In Spiroplasma sp. SV19, one DNA window encodes the following:
- a CDS encoding YlxR family protein — protein sequence MANHKQTPLRKCVVSQQMLPKKELVRIVKTPSGEIIIDPTGKANGRGAYLRPTLETYEKAKKNHALERALKVKLTDQFYEMLYHEINEGWD from the coding sequence GTGGCAAACCACAAACAAACACCATTGCGAAAATGTGTTGTTTCACAACAAATGTTACCAAAAAAAGAGTTGGTGCGGATTGTGAAAACTCCCAGTGGGGAAATCATTATTGATCCAACGGGGAAAGCAAATGGACGGGGGGCCTATTTGCGACCAACATTAGAGACTTATGAAAAAGCAAAAAAAAATCATGCCTTAGAGCGTGCTTTAAAAGTAAAGTTAACTGACCAATTTTATGAGATGTTATATCATGAAATTAATGAAGGGTGAGATTAA
- a CDS encoding 50S ribosomal protein L7ae-like protein: MLNHKGYSYLGLAKKAGKVVTGALLLAAIKQQKVFLVLNSVDGGATQAKKYEQKCFYYHIPYFKCLESPLTQQALGTENVKTLGISDRHLAQSLLTLLTNQKE; this comes from the coding sequence ATGTTAAATCACAAAGGTTATAGTTATCTTGGTTTAGCAAAAAAAGCGGGAAAAGTAGTAACTGGTGCACTTTTATTAGCAGCAATTAAACAACAAAAAGTTTTTTTAGTGTTGAATAGTGTTGATGGGGGTGCAACCCAAGCAAAAAAATATGAACAAAAATGTTTTTATTATCATATTCCTTATTTTAAGTGTCTTGAGTCACCATTAACCCAGCAAGCATTAGGAACTGAAAATGTTAAAACCCTGGGGATTAGTGATCGTCATCTTGCACAAAGTTTACTTACTTTATTAACAAATCAGAAAGAATAA
- the infB gene encoding translation initiation factor IF-2: MNNQKNNKPNKKSLAKNQRHRIQSQLKTVEAHINEGVFVYAEALTIAEFANKINKPVSEIIKYFFTKGIMLNQNTYLSEEQLGELCLEFGLDFKREKSVTHENLIESFEVNDDDTSLEKRPPIVTIMGHVDHGKTTLLDTIRNTNVVSTEHGGITQHIGAYQIKTKNDEKITFVDTPGHEAFTQMRARGSAVTDIVVLVVAADDGVMLQTKEAIDHAKAAEVPIIVFINKIDKVGANLDNVMMQLSQEDLTPEEWGGTVPYVKGSAKQKQGIDELLDTILLMADLMELKANPNRFALGTVIESHLDRGLGPVATLLVQSGTLNIKDALVAGYTFGYVRDLSDESGKKIKTAGPSTPVIIHGLSEVPNAGDRFMVFRDEKLAREIALKRKATDTINKRYKNQVFSLESLSAQIKDGQLKQINIILKADTQGTVEAVKSSLQKINIPGVKINVLRATVGGISESDVTLGLASQAFIVGFNVRPTAHVRKKAEDEGVEIRLHTIIYKLTEEIVAAAEGMLDPEMVEEVLGQAEVRQIFRHSDIGTIAGCHVTDGVIPRKSRVRILRDGVIVYDGELASLKHIKDDIKEAKVGAECGLTVKNYNDLKEQDVIEAYIEKAVTK; this comes from the coding sequence ATGAATAATCAAAAAAATAATAAGCCAAATAAAAAATCATTAGCAAAAAATCAGCGTCATCGCATTCAATCGCAATTAAAAACAGTTGAAGCACATATCAATGAAGGGGTTTTTGTTTATGCGGAAGCCTTAACAATTGCTGAATTTGCCAATAAAATTAACAAACCAGTTAGTGAAATTATTAAATATTTTTTTACGAAAGGGATTATGTTAAATCAAAATACTTATTTAAGTGAAGAACAATTAGGAGAATTATGTTTAGAGTTTGGCTTAGATTTTAAACGTGAAAAATCAGTAACCCACGAAAATTTAATTGAGAGTTTTGAAGTTAATGATGATGATACATCATTAGAAAAACGCCCCCCAATTGTAACAATTATGGGTCATGTTGATCATGGGAAAACAACCTTATTAGATACAATTCGAAATACCAATGTTGTTAGTACTGAACATGGGGGTATTACCCAACACATTGGGGCGTATCAAATTAAAACTAAAAATGATGAGAAAATTACCTTTGTTGATACACCAGGGCATGAAGCGTTTACTCAAATGCGAGCACGAGGAAGTGCGGTAACTGATATTGTTGTATTAGTTGTTGCTGCTGATGATGGGGTGATGTTACAAACAAAAGAAGCAATTGACCATGCTAAAGCGGCTGAGGTGCCAATTATTGTCTTTATTAACAAAATTGATAAAGTTGGCGCAAACTTAGATAATGTGATGATGCAATTATCACAAGAAGATTTAACTCCCGAAGAATGAGGGGGAACTGTTCCGTATGTCAAAGGAAGTGCAAAACAAAAACAAGGAATTGATGAGTTATTAGATACAATTTTACTAATGGCTGATTTAATGGAGTTAAAAGCTAATCCTAATCGTTTTGCGTTAGGAACAGTGATTGAATCGCATTTAGATCGTGGGTTAGGGCCAGTCGCAACATTATTAGTACAATCAGGAACCTTAAATATTAAAGATGCCTTAGTGGCTGGTTACACCTTTGGATATGTTCGTGATTTATCGGATGAAAGCGGCAAAAAAATCAAAACAGCAGGACCATCAACCCCGGTTATTATTCATGGTTTAAGTGAAGTTCCAAATGCGGGAGATCGTTTTATGGTCTTTCGTGATGAAAAGTTAGCTCGGGAAATTGCCTTGAAACGAAAAGCAACAGATACTATTAATAAACGTTATAAAAATCAAGTCTTTTCGTTAGAAAGTTTATCTGCTCAAATTAAAGATGGGCAATTAAAACAAATTAACATTATTTTAAAAGCCGATACCCAAGGAACAGTTGAGGCTGTTAAATCAAGTTTACAAAAAATTAATATTCCAGGAGTAAAAATTAATGTCTTACGAGCAACTGTGGGGGGAATTTCTGAAAGTGATGTGACCTTAGGGTTAGCAAGTCAAGCCTTTATTGTTGGTTTTAATGTTCGTCCAACTGCGCATGTGCGAAAAAAAGCGGAAGATGAAGGGGTTGAAATTCGTTTACATACCATTATTTATAAATTAACTGAAGAAATTGTTGCTGCAGCTGAAGGAATGTTAGATCCTGAAATGGTGGAAGAAGTCTTAGGACAAGCTGAAGTTCGCCAAATTTTCCGTCATTCTGATATTGGGACAATTGCTGGTTGTCATGTTACTGACGGAGTGATTCCACGGAAATCACGGGTACGAATTTTACGAGATGGAGTAATTGTTTATGATGGTGAATTAGCTTCATTAAAACATATTAAAGATGATATTAAAGAAGCAAAAGTTGGGGCTGAATGTGGCCTAACGGTTAAAAATTATAATGACTTAAAAGAACAAGATGTGATTGAAGCATATATTGAGAAAGCTGTTACAAAGTAG